From Peromyscus maniculatus bairdii isolate BWxNUB_F1_BW_parent chromosome 8, HU_Pman_BW_mat_3.1, whole genome shotgun sequence, a single genomic window includes:
- the Itgb3 gene encoding integrin beta-3 encodes MRARRPGRLWAALLALGTLAGVVVGESNICTTRGVNSCQQCLAVSPVCAWCSDEALPQGSPRCNLKENLLKDSCAPESIEFPVSEAQILEARPLSSKASGDSTQITQVSPQRIALRLRPDDSKIFSLQVRQVEDYPVDIYYLMDLSFSMKDDLSSIQTLGTKLASQMRRITSNFRIGFGAFVDKPVSPYMYISPPEALKNPCYSMKVSCLPMFGYKHVLTLTDQVTRFNEEVKKQSVSRNRDAPEGGFDAIMQATVCDEKIGWRNDASHLLVFTTDAKTHIALDGKLAGIVQPNDGQCHIGSDNQYSASTTMDYPSLGLMTEKLSQKNINLIFAVTEDVANLYQNYSELIPGTTVGILSDDSSNVLQLIVDAYGKIRSKVELEVRDLPEELSLAFNATCLNNEVIPGLKSCVGLKIGDTVSFSIEAKVRGCPREKEQSFTIKPVGFKDSLTVQVTFDCDCACQASAQPLSPRCNNGNGTFECGVCRCNQGWLGSMCECSEEDYRPSQQEECSSKEGQPICSQRGECLCGQCVCHSSDFGKITGKFCECDDFSCVRYKGEMCSGHGQCNCGDCVCDSDWTGFYCNCTTRTDTCMSSNGLLCSGRGNCECGSCVCVQPGSYGDTCEKCPTCPDACSFKKECVECKKFNRGTLHEENTCSHYCRDDIEPVKELTDTGKNAVNCTYKNEDDCVVRFQYYEDTSGRAILYVVEEPECPKGPDILVVLMSVMGAILLIGLAALLIWKLLITIHDRKEFAKFEEERARAKWDTANNPLFKEATSTFTNITYRGT; translated from the exons AGTCCAACATCTGTACCACACGAGGCGTGAACTCCTGCCagcaatgtctggctgtgagtcctgtgtgtgcctggtgttcagACGAG GCTCTGCCTCAGGGCTCACCCCGCTGTAACCTGAAGGAGAACCTGCTGAAGGACAGCTGTGCTCCAGAGTCCATTGAGTTCCCAGTCAGTGAGGCCCAGATCCTGGAGGCCAGACCGCTCAGCAGCAAGGCCTCTGGAGACAGCACCCAGATCACTCAAGTCAGCCCCCAGAGGATTGCCCTTCGACTACGGCCAG ATGACTCGAAGATTTTTTCCCTTCAAGTGCGGCAGGTGGAGGATTACCCTGTAGACATCTACTACTTGATGGACCTGTCCTTCTCCATGAAGGACGATCTGTCGAGCATCCAGACCTTGGGTACCAAGTTGGCTTCCCAGATGCGCAGGATTACTAGTAACTTTCGGATTGGCTTTGGGGCCTTTGTGGACAAGCCTGTATCTCCATATATGTACATCTCCCCACCAGAGGCTCTCAAAAACCCCTGTTACAG TATGAAGGTTTCATGTTTGCCGATGTTTGGCTACAAACACGTGCTGACGCTAACTGACCAGGTGACCCGCTTCAATGAGGAAGTGAAGAAACAGAGTGTGTCACGGAACCGAGATGCCCCAGAGGGCGGCTTTGACGCCATCATGCAGGCTACAGTCTGTGAT gagAAAATTGGCTGGAGGAATGATGCATCCCATTTGCTGGTGTTTACCACCGATGCCAAGACCCACATTGCACTGGATGGAAAGCTGGCAGGCATTGTCCAGCCCAACGATGGGCAGTGTCACATCGGCAGTGACAACCAGTACTCTGCCTCCACCACCATG GATTACCCGTCTCTGGGGCTGATGACTGAGAAACTGTCCCAGAAAAACATTAACCTGATCTTTGCAGTCACTGAGGATGTCGCCAACCTCTACCAG AACTATAGTGAGCTCATCCCCGGGACCACAGTGGGGATCCTGTCTGATGACTCAAGCAATGTCCTCCAGCTCATTGTTGATGCTTACGGG AAAATCCGCTCTAAAGTGGAGCTGGAAGTGCGTGACCTCCCTGAAGAGCTGTCACTGGCCTTCAATGCCACCTGTCTTAACAACGAGGTCATCCCGGGCCTCAAGTCCTGTGTGGGACTCAAGATTGGAGACACG GTGAGCTTCAGCATCGAGGCCAAGGTCCGAGGCTGCCCCCGGGAGAAGGAGCAGTCTTTCACTATCAAGCCCGTGGGCTTTAAGGATAGCCTCACAGTCCAGGTCACCTTTGACTGTGACTGTGCCTGCCAGGCCTCCGCCCAGCCTCTCAGCCCACGCTGCAACAATGGCAATGGGACCTTTGAGTGTGGAGTGTGCCGCTGTAACCAGGGCTGGCTGGGATCCATGTGTGAGTGCTCCGAGGAGGACTACCGGCCCTCTCAGCAGGAAGAGTGCAGCTCCAAGGAGGGCCAACCCATCTGCAGCCAGCGCGGCGAGTGCCTCTGCGGCCAGTGTGTCTGTCACAGTAGTGACTTCGGCAAGATCACTGGCAAGTTCTGCGAGTGTGATGACTTCTCCTGTGTCCGCTACAAAGGGGAGATGTGCTCTG GCCATGGCCAATGCAACTGTGGGGACTGCGTGTGCGACTCGGACTGGACCGGCTTCTACTGCAACTGCACGACCCGCACCGACACCTGCATGTCCAGCAACGGGCTGCTGTGCAGCGGCCGGGGCAACTGTGAGTGTGGCAGCTGCGTCTGCGTCCAGCCCGGCTCCTATGGAGACACCTGCGAGAAGTGTCCCACCTGCCCGGACGCCTGCTCATTTAAGAA GGAGTGTGTGGAGTGTAAGAAGTTCAACCGGGGAACCCTACATGAAGAAAACACCTGCAGCCATTACTGCCGAGACGACATCGAGCCTGTGAAAGAGCTGA CGGATACCGGCAAGAATGCAGTGAATTGTACCTACAAGAATGAGGACGACTGTGTGGTCAGATTCCAGTACTATGAAGACACCAGTGGAAGAGCCATCCTGTACGTGGTGGAAGAGCCAG agtgtcCCAAGGGTCCTGACATCCTGGTGGTCCTGATGTCAGTGATGGGAGCCATTCTGCTCATCGGTCTTGCTGCTCTGCTCATCTGGAAGCTACTCATCACCATCCATGACCGGAAGGAATTTGCTAAGTTCGAGGAAGAACGAGCCAGAGCCAAGTGGGACACA